A window of the Henckelia pumila isolate YLH828 chromosome 3, ASM3356847v2, whole genome shotgun sequence genome harbors these coding sequences:
- the LOC140893289 gene encoding LOB domain-containing protein 4-like, giving the protein MKESSGRKQGATSPCAACKLLRRRCTQDCVFSPYFPADEPHKFASVHKVFGASNVNKMLQELPEHQRGDAVSSMVYEANARVRDPVYGCVGAISSLQQQIDVLQTQLAFAQAEVVHMRLRQLENASPSSRDSQSHKAKSHFNMDMVVDQDTMDTSLWH; this is encoded by the exons ATGAAAGAAAGTAGTGGTAGAAAGCAAGGGGCGACGTCTCCGTGCGCCGCGTGCAAGCTTCTTCGGCGGAGATGTACGCAGGATTGCGTGTTTTCGCCGTATTTTCCTGCCGACGAGCCCCACAAATTTGCTAGCGTTCACAAAGTGTTTGGTGCCAGCAATGTCAACAAAATGCTCCAG GAGCTTCCGGAGCATCAGAGAGGCGACGCCGTGAGTTCCATGGTATACGAAGCGAACGCAAGGGTGAGAGACCCTGTCTACGGGTGCGTGGGCGCCATATCTTCTCTGCAGCAGCAGATTGATGTGCTGCAGACTCAGCTAGCATTCGCGCAGGCGGAGGTGGTTCACATGCGCTTGCGTCAATTGGAGAACGCGTCTCCCTCGTCAAGGGACTCGCAATCCCACAAGGCCAAGTCCCATTTTAACATGGACATGGTCGTGGATCAAGATACTATGGACACTTCCCTTTGGCATtga